The Actinomycetota bacterium sequence GGCGGCGCCGCCCGAGGCCCGGGGCCTGCGCCGCGACCACGTCCGCCTGCTGCTGGTCGACCGGGCCAGCGGGTCGGTCGCCCACCACCGCTTCCACGAGCTGCCCCGGCTGCTGGACCCGGGCGACCTGCTGGTCGTCAACGACTCCCGCACCCTCCCGGCCAGCCTGCTCGGGCGCACCGGGGACGGGGCGCCCCTCGAGGTCCGCCTGGCCGCCCGCGACGGGGAGCGCTGGGCGGCGCTGGTCCTGGGGGTGCCGGCCGGCGGGGAGGACCCGGCGCTGGTGCCGACCGACACCCGCCCGCCGGCGCCGGCCCTGGCGGCGGGGGAGCGGCTCGAGTTCGCGGGCGGGCTGGGCGCGACCGTGCTCGGCCGCCACGAGGAGGCGGCGCCGCTGGTGTGGCTCGCCTTCGACCTGGCCTCGGAGCGGCTGGCCGAGGCGCTGCACCGGGCGGGGCGGCCGGTGCGCTACGCGTACGTGCCCCGGCCCTGGCCGCTGCACCAGTACCAGACGCTGTTCGCGGCCGGGCCCGGGTCGGCCGAGATGGCCAGCGCCGGCCGGCCGTTCACCGTCCAGACCCTGCGGGACCTGCGCGACCGGGGGGTCGGGCTGGCCACCATCAGCCTGCATGCCGGGCTGTCGACCTACGGCGACCCGGCCACCGACCGCAGCTACGTGCCCGCCGAGCCCTACCTGGTCCCGGCCGCGACCGCGGACGCGGTGACCGCCTGCCGGGCGGCCGGCGGCCGGGTGGTCGCCGTCGGCACCACCGTGGTCCGCGCGCTGGAGACCACCGCTGGCCGGGCCGGGGGCGGGGTGACCCGGTTGCGGATCGGGGCCGGCCATCGGCTGGCGGTGGTCGACGGGCTCCTCACCGGGCTGCACGAGCCCGAGGCCAGCCATCTCGACCTGCTGGCCGCCTTCCTCGACCGGCCCGCGCTCGACCGGGCCTATGCCGCCGCCCTCGGTGCGGGCTACCTCTGGCACGAGTTCGGGGACGTCTGCCTGCTCCTTCCGAACAGCCTAAATGGCAGGTCATGACCTTTTGCGTTAGTTGCATCCGCAACTCGTAGGAGTCGCCTGCGTAGATCGCCTTGCTTTAGATTCCTTGCTTTGCGGGTGTGCCCGGGCCGAGCGCTCAGGCGAGGATGGGTGCTCGTGGAGGACGACACCATGGACCAGCGCGCCCTGCCGGCGCCCGACCAACCCGATGAGCCCGACCACCAACGCGGGCGCCACGAGGCGCCCCGGCGGTCGCTCGGCGGCCCGGCCGCCATGGCCATCGCCATCGTCATCGCCTCGGTGGTGTTCGCCGGGGTCCTGGCCACCTGGCTGATCGGCTCGGCCGAGGAGGCGCCCGACGCGC is a genomic window containing:
- a CDS encoding S-adenosylmethionine:tRNA ribosyltransferase-isomerase, translating into MRSAVRFRLPPELEAAAPPEARGLRRDHVRLLLVDRASGSVAHHRFHELPRLLDPGDLLVVNDSRTLPASLLGRTGDGAPLEVRLAARDGERWAALVLGVPAGGEDPALVPTDTRPPAPALAAGERLEFAGGLGATVLGRHEEAAPLVWLAFDLASERLAEALHRAGRPVRYAYVPRPWPLHQYQTLFAAGPGSAEMASAGRPFTVQTLRDLRDRGVGLATISLHAGLSTYGDPATDRSYVPAEPYLVPAATADAVTACRAAGGRVVAVGTTVVRALETTAGRAGGGVTRLRIGAGHRLAVVDGLLTGLHEPEASHLDLLAAFLDRPALDRAYAAALGAGYLWHEFGDVCLLLPNSLNGRS